Proteins co-encoded in one Pelobates fuscus isolate aPelFus1 chromosome 5, aPelFus1.pri, whole genome shotgun sequence genomic window:
- the C5H19orf44 gene encoding uncharacterized protein C19orf44 homolog, giving the protein MSRGIPRNSVLARAQAQLAGKRVPVKSEDPTDEHQKYIDELHKKTRALKLAQPSFADLSDFSADEQITEKYNENEAFRWPAGTQSRFLKKKTLDSNNTLASSNEKALPDHLYPTKSKPLSIADQKRLTETNNRLQIWKSELDVSINDSDLRTSEDGPFSNRSSSDFSTRGAKFLKKKVSNEPVHKGGLAILNLSTESKKVAFENEEGEPLQTLSSVEASEELEKWWKAAKPARTPSPPSKGTPRRSLRRSPPAPGFISPRRPLSRFLSRTPSPPSRGTPRFRRTPSLTRLASRSPSLSARSSITNSSPRLRFRRSQTPLSQRSDFKSLDELFSRTEDVSSASSNDFKLNILSLDDLAPAADKEETSGQKENTITGNAKFIQHLSDDQDRAPSPEAEDISEKSPSIESSVISEHVHSNLSRSSDDPSKEIDDENTIDSVYSEDFEDSVDNLPSESENSSNSESSSKEKSYTGRRRSSSLSSHSRHRKHLHQRKVQKRTVKETAIQTCDSGFPSYWSHAATILEHGPAFTFLEPVSIASHVVRPELIDALSTYNPMALALNDMLKQQLLLTKNFVEMARQQYLSTVSALENEIYHYTTLEDTKEYIRQQKSLRQKKRLGVEADRSHPAARQREQ; this is encoded by the exons ATGTCTCGTGGAATCCCGAGAAATTCTGTGCTGGCCCGAGCTCAGGCTCAGTTGGCGGGTAAAAGAGTTCCTGTAAAATCGGAGGATCCCACAGATGAACATCAG AAGTACATTGATGAACTCCACAAAAAAACAAGAGCCTTAAAACTTGCTCAGCCATCATTTGCAGATCTAAGTGACTTTTCAGCTGATGAGCAGATAACTGAGAAATACAATGAGAATGAAGCCTTTCGTTGGCCAGCAGGAACACAGAGCCGGTTCCTGAAGAAAAAAACATTGGATTCGAACAACACTCTTGCTTCCTCAAATGAAAAGGCATTACCTGATCATTTATACCCTACTAAGTCAAAGCCACTTTCCATAGCTGATCAGAAGAGATTGACAGAGACTAATAACAGACTCCAaatatg GAAATCTGAATTGGATGTTTCTATTAATGACTCTGACCTGCGAACCTCTGAGGATGGGCCATTCTCTAATAGGTCAAGCAGTGACTTCAGCACAAGAGGTGCCAAATTCTTGAAGAAAAAGGTTAGCAATGAGCCAGTGCACAAAGGAGGACTTGCAATCTTGAACCTATCAACAGAGAGTAAGAAAGTTGCTTTTGAAAATGAAGAAGGGGAACCCTTGCAGACTCTTAGCTCAGTCGAAGCATCAGAAGAATTGGAGAAGTGGTGGAAAGCAGCG AAACCAGCCAGGACTCCATCACCTCCTAGCAAAGGGACCCCACGCAGGAGCTTACGTCGGAGTCCACCAGCTCCAGGCTTCATCTCTCCACGAAGACCACTTTCACGATTTCTCTCCAGGACTCCCTCACCACCAAGTCGAGGAACACCTAGGTTCCGCAGAACACCGTCCTTAACCCGCTTGGCATCCCGTTCTCCCTCACTGTCAGCAAGGAGCTCTATAACTAACTCCTCCCCAAGGCTCAGGTTCAGACGTAGCCAAACACCATTATCTCAGAGAAGTGACTTTAAATCTCTTGATGAGCTTTTCTCCAGAACAGAAGATGTCAGCAGTGCCAGTTCCAATG ATTTTAAATTGAATATTTTAAGCCTTGATGATTTGGCACCAGCAGCAGATAAAGAGGAAACCAGCGGACAG aaaGAGAATACAATTACGGGAAATGCCAAGTTTATTCAACATCTATCTGATGACCAAGACAGAGCACCTTCACCTGAGGCAGAAGATATTAGTGAGAAAAGTCCTTCAATCGAGAGCTCTGTGATATCAGAACATGTGCACAGCAACCTGTCCAGGTCATCTGATGATCCCTCTAAGGAAATAGATGATGAAAACACCATTGACTCTGTTTACTCTGAGGATTTTGAAGATTCTGTGGATAACTTACCCTCAGAGTCAGAAAATAGCTCAAACTCCGAGTCGTCTTCGAAAGAGAAATCATATACAGGACGCAGACGATCCTCAAGTCTCTCATCACACTCTCGCCACCGCAAACATCTTCATCAAAGAAAAGTACAGAAAAGGACTGTAAAGGAAACGGCTATACAGACCTGTGACTCTGGCTTTCCCAGTTACTGGTCACATG CAGCCACTATCCTTGAACATGGTCCAGCCTTCACGTTTTTGGAACCAGTTTCAATTGCCAGTCATGTTGTGAGACCAGAGCTAATAGATG CTCTGTCCACATACAACCCTATGGCTCTGGCCTTGAATGACATGCTCAAGCAGCAACTTCTGCTGACCAAGAACTTTGTGGAAATGGCTCGACAGCAGTACCTGTCTACAGTGAGTGCTCTTGAAAATGAGATATACCATTACACCACACTGGAGGACACCAAAGAG TATATTAGGCAGCAGAAGTCTCTGAGACAAAAGAAGAGACTAGGAGTAGAAGCAGACAGGAGTCACCCTGCAGCTCGACAAAGAGAGCAGTAA